A window from Leishmania mexicana MHOM/GT/2001/U1103 complete genome, chromosome 33 encodes these proteins:
- a CDS encoding putative calcium channel protein has translation MEIPLAHTQPIEKFFVEYNGAAAEREDDGQPRNDNEVLLMQFAEYTDDDSFFSSSDTVIECDPQRLRSDPLRRRAVVSVQNTLQLRALTNGRVPEDMVWNNVTRTSWLYQIHNRAIALQHTSFFILPACWTPRVIVYNVMHHWLMEMFIFLMILGYAIFQATWGRYTAPPGGMHKPDHIIWADVFYTCLLGFEIIARLFASGGILHKRAFFRSPWRWLDTAVLVLSIMECTWWQDLWNFTAWRLIRTIKCLTYVPAPVRMKLLAKSLLRSTNRLIYVTILLTYFIFFFGLLGLQLFVGTLHSRCVNTLTGAVTSQVCRSVATGQYGLYWGHHCGVFYTCQADAFPNPHYDFRSFDDVGHAMLSVFQIMTFQGWSGLLQETNDGLAMMAFLYYFFTILVCTWIVPSLYLGVFLEKMDKTSRLFVLKQLDFFDHMLTEQRQRMSSMVRLNDYVERDENGLVSHYPAYTLQQQDGKRLTSDDTTSGTTDDKNMNVHRIKSHHRSIQATKWTDEQRIQLQLALTRQRDVAEEAERKRQLQQAALGDLIVEEDGAGKRQGASPARAASGPATLTETSLQPTKERSDFALGGRVGAVQHHPAAFAIGDSHQSNLPFAVRQEVQAEQLRFLDPYTNGASTAKNDMYNSAAALRTNMDKSHTAVPGGGAESATVLHSRPASNARPFTKAPSAQSMSVMVAREAAGVVPHRRSISVHGGTLSRTSSMNGRSSLNRLHASMTQMPQAPTQQEQTAYVINDPEGGDFDYAKTLGQKINIIRNIAHMFTEGYPRIISQYLWEHRMMQHRYGLTPLSYTNKYEEEALRRLRQRRAQERREEREELRRNGMGHLIDDDDDDSLAEKQWMRKEGLVAGSMSPIRMARNIRENAPITIFNYIMYSFIIANAVFNASRFDTMPDYWETGTFIAGVCFSVLFMLELLIRLLALGPGPFFTDILILIEATFVVISLFQLGYTRANTTSLFNWVRFLRLFRVIRCRPLRRVSRVLIHSFPDMVYALVFFTLYMFMWLLLGMSFFGSRIGWIDYNTSDYTTRGTFETFSHAAYAVAQAFSVNRDQWLYLSWSGMRVRGGYTVMYFIATVCVAFIFRFFFIAVMTYAWQAQQEKEDYYFMSGSSHGRHGRRGRFARLPFFDFSVWRSFKHIHGGFDRRDVAPDEIYFLNEDMARQLRLVEAKDRYYRENYGQKKSEWGDMGEGSQMGGSDMYGPDGALVNGPQYVNIGGRLYRQPSLPSTEMGFSVGGTPQHRGQLRFARHYHAVPATTYAAAQQQRPAGAHNALPDEVEVSRSLSRHSHRSMVNPLLASRHSLSPARQGTSIGGPSVARVSDSLAEERAKNANISLVPRLTKLGNARAVVSGDDEATADYSTPEGGVSDEDFEHLLLPGPRLRYKSTMDEGRRVFETCLDCNTHMQMPLRAPPGVAQRTAEELHAEHCHMAAVRSSQQLVLNALIGYARMQADHEVTPTKRMVEVVLGQAWSCGMLLFDTIENLSCMDLPEQDRTWDRMLEALEMQQWLLGLHVGEEQVGRATLAYILANQQRQEAQVQGKSYKNTWEDRAFFVLSPSNPVRLAVSTVVGSMWFEIAVLCVIYAASICLALYAPSEDNRDFGGSYNSAKYKALHILDDIFSIIFVVEMVLRWISMGVVLPVGRAYFWHRWNIFDFFIVIISLVSWGKPDIFLRYLKVMRCFRVLGPLRYWKWGSSSMSHVARTIWDSIPTLANVCLLMLMNYIVWAIIFVSMFMNKFNYCSNASIVNGTQCVEEGYTWAPTQRNFRNFYESLLTTFEISTGAEWIDVIYSAVDSRSALLSPLQNQRPYLGLVFIAYYYVSHFIFFTLFISAVIYCYMLAKSATEDAVGTTIEHQVWLRMQGMLFRLKPKPQLLPLDTRASRLVHLLVSNRWFEAFMGLILVFNMLTMSLEWYQMSSTQKTTLDVFQYIWVGIFTLEVVLRFVAHGLRFFTRRAYCWDLLIVILSYIQIGLNTTAANQVPFNVNVLRMLRVGRVLHLVHLALPFSTHLTLFHEVLKASVPGLISVTFVYMIAVYVFAILGLHFLGYIVPFGGYIDDKYNNFGTFVNALIMVFRLSTLQNWATMLRGSLDRGYYCTRASKRCGPTDWAPVYYIPIVICFFLLLSTMYMAVVLDKYVAAVRIHSAVTRLDELRRFCQLWSKRDPNGTMWLPSAALPELLEELRLPLGVSDRRNRVEVMQLLREYNIPDHNGRVYYYEVLLPLARRVMAIAFLEADDAHTAGSQAPRDIAWHLSERSLGALPASYGTVQPSSVTVAEHYAAALLQAAFRRDHAMRNYYIAKSELWRRGRAVCVERGLPHGNFGFGKTPLAGPDPREEGVRRGFNIPKDATLANSAGGRVYADPVAVRIAAMREAMGSQKRTTDQEPPTLLPAVYRSAIYPEEKRFGPNAPGAIRRHERRDEKLERKRAQEEYERQMYERSSRSYPARTAGEHKDNETLTAEGAGDVDVSLAYSKGTMESHPAARGNQYNLDPTDVNYQPPLGTSPEELRQEKMDRRLNAAATAATASATLSGISPSTTPEQY, from the coding sequence ATGGAGATTCCGCTGGCCCACACGCAGCCCATCGAGAAGTTCTTTGTCGAATACaatggcgccgccgcagagcgGGAGGACGATGGGCAGCCACGCAATGATAATgaggtgctgctgatgcagTTTGCCGAGTACACCGATGACGactcctttttttcgtcgAGCGACACGGTCATCGAGTGTgacccgcagcgcctgcgcagcgacCCACTTCGTCGGCGTGCGGTCGTGTCGGTGCAAAACacactgcagctgcgcgcgctcaCCAACGGCAGGGTGCCAGAGGACATGGTGTGGAACAATGTCACGCGCACCTCATGGCTGTACCAGATCCACAATCGCGCTatcgcgctgcagcacacctCCTTCTTTATCCTCCCTGCTTGCTGGACGCCGCGCGTAATAGTGTACAACGTCATGCACCACTGGCTGATGGAGATGTTCATCTTCCTCATGATCCTCGGCTACGCCATCTTCCAGGCGACGTGGGGCCGTTACACCGCCCCTCCTGGAGGCATGCACAAGCCGGACCACATTATCTGGGCTGATGTGTTCTACACGTGCCTACTGGGCTTTGAGATCATCGCGCGCCTCTTCGCAAGCGGCGGCATTCTGCACAAGCGCGCGTTCTTCCGCTCCCCGTGGCGCTGGCTGGACACGGCGGTGCTCGTGCTGAGCATCATGGAGTGCACGTGGTGGCAGGACCTCTGGAACTTCACGGCATGGCGACTCATTCGCACCATCAAGTGCCTCACATACGTTCCCGCCCCTGTGCGCATGAAGCTGCTCGCCAAGTCGCTCCTGCGCTCCACGAACCGGCTCATCTACGTGACCATTCTGCTCACGTACTTCATCTTCTTCTTTGGCCTGCTGGGGCTTCAGCTGTTTGTTGGCACGCTAcacagccgctgcgtcaACACCCtcaccggcgccgtcacGTCGCAGGTGTGCCGGAGCGTGGCGACCGGGCAATACGGCCTCTACTGGGGCCATCACTGTGGCGTATTCTACACCTGCCAGGCGGACGCCTTCCCGAATCCGCACTACGATTTCCGCAGCTTCGATGACGTTGGGCACGCGATGCTGTCCGTGTTCCAGATCATGACGTTTCAGGGCTGGAGCGGGCTGCTGCAAGAAACAAACGACGGGCTGGCGATGATGGCGTTCCTCTACTACTTCTTCACCATTCTCGTCTGCACGTGGATTGTGCCGTCCTTGTACCTCGGCGTCTTCCTCGAGAAGATGGACAAGACAAGCCGCCTGTTCGTGCTGAAGCAGCTGGACTTCTTCGATCATATGCTCAcagagcagcgccagcgcatgTCGTCCATGGTGCGCCTGAACGACTACGTCGAGCGCGATGAAAACGGTCTTGTGTCCCACTACCCAGCCTAcacgctccagcagcaggatGGCAAGCGCCTCACCAGCGACGACACCACCAGTGGCACCACAGACGACAAGAACATGAACGTGCACAGGATAAAGAGTCACCACCGCTCGATTCAGGCGACGAAGTGGACAGACGAGCAGCGCATTCAGTTGCAGCTGGCGCTCACGCGTCAGCGCGACGTCGccgaggaggcagagcgcaagcgtcagctgcagcaggcagcCCTCGGCGACCTCATCGTCGAAGAGGACGGCGCGGGAAAACGGCAGGGTGCCTCTCCAGCCAGGGCAGCGTCCGGGCCGGCAACCCTGACCGAGACGTCCCTGCAGCCCACCAAGGAGCGCAGTGACTTTGCGCTCGGAGGTCGTGTTGGTGCCGTGCAGCACCACCCCGCTGCCTTCGCCATTGGCGACTCCCACCAGTCGAACCTCCCCTTTGCGGTTCGGCAAGAGGTGCaagcggagcagctgcgcttcCTGGACCCGTACACTAACGGTGCGAGCACCGCGAAGAACGACATGTACaactccgccgctgccttgcGCACCAATATGGACAAGTCGCACACCGCCGTGCCAGGTGGTGGCGCGGAGAGCGCTACCGTCCTGCACAGTCGCCCGGCGAGCAATGCGCGGCCCTTCACCAAGGCACCGTCGGCGCAGTCGATGAGTGTCATGGTGGCCCGCGAGGCTGCCGGCGtggtgccgcaccgccgctcaATCTCGGTGCACGGCGGAACGCTGTCGCGCACGTCGAGCATGAACGGTCGCAGCTCGTTGAACCGCCTGCACGCCTCAATGACGCAGATGCCGCAGGCGCCAacgcagcaggagcagacGGCGTACGTCATCAACGACCCCGAAGGCGGCGACTTCGACTACGCCAAGACGCTGGGGCAGAAGATCAACATCATCCGCAACATCGCCCATATGTTCACGGAAGGCTATCCGCGCATCATCTCGCAGTACCTTTGGGAGCACCGCATGATGCAGCACCGCTACGGGCTGACGCCACTGTCCTACACGAATAAGTACGAGGAAGAGGCCctgcgccggctgcgtcagcggcgcgcgcaggagcgccgtgaggagcgggaggagctgcgccgcaacGGCATGGGGCACCTCatcgatgacgacgacgacgattCGCTGGCGGAGAAGCAGTGGATGCGCAAAGAGGGGCTGGTAGCGGGGAGCATGTCACCCATCCGCATGGCGCGCAACATCCGCGAGAACGCGCCGATCACCATCTTCAACTACATCATGTACTCTTTCATCATCGCCAACGCCGTCTTCAACGCGTCGCGCTTCGACACGATGCCGGACTACTGGGAGACGGGCACATTCATTGCCGGGGTCTGCTTCTCTGTGCTGTTCAtgctggagctgctcatccgcctcctcgcccttGGCCCCGGCCCTTTCTTCACGGACATACTCATCCTGATCGAAGCGACGTTCGTGGTCATCTCGCTCTTCCAGCTCGGGTACACCAGGGCAAACACGACGTCGCTGTTCAACTGGGTGCGCTTCCTGCGGCTCTTCCGCGTCATACGGtgccgcccgctgcgccgcgtctcACGGGTGCTCATCCACAGCTTCCCTGACATGGTCTATGCCCTTGTCTTCTTCACACTGTACATGTTTATGTGGCTGTTGCTGGGCATGAGCTTCTTCGGCAGCCGCATAGGTTGGATCGACTACAACACGAGCGACTACACCACCCGTGGCACATTCGAGACCTTCTCGCATGCAGCATACGCCGTGGCGCAGGCCTTCTCGGTGAACAGAGATCAGTGGCTCTACCTCTCGTGGTCTGGTATGCGGGTGCGTGGGGGCTACACGGTCATGTACTTCATCGCCACTGTCTGCGTCGCCTTCATCttccgcttcttcttcaTTGCGGTCATGACGTACGCAtggcaggcgcagcaggagaaggaggacTACTATTTCATGTCGGGCAGCAGTCACGGCCGCCATGGACGCCGCGGTCGCTTCGCGCGGCTGCCATTCTTCGACTTCAGCGTGTGGCGCTCCTTCAAGCACATTCACGGCGGCTTCGACCGGCGTGACGTGGCGCCCGACGAGATCTACTTCCTGAACGAAGACATGGCGCGCCAGCTGCGTCTCGTGGAGGCCAAGGACCGATACTACCGCGAGAACTATGGTCAGAAAAAGAGCGAGTGGGGAGACATGGGCGAGGGCAGCCAGATGGGTGGCTCGGACATGTACGGTCCAGATGGTGCGCTCGTCAACGGCCCGCAGTACGTCAACATCGGCGGCCGTCTGTACCGCCAGCCGAGTCTGCCATCGACGGAGATGGGCTTCTCGGTGGGCGGAACGCCACAGCACCGTGGGCAACTTCGCTTTGCACGACACTACCACGCCGTGCCAGCCACCACctacgccgccgcgcagcagcagaggccgGCGGGCGCACACAACGCATTACCAGACGAGGTCGAGGTCAGTCGGTCGCTCTCGCGACACAGCCACCGGAGCATGGTGAACCCGCTGCTGGCCAGTCGCCACAGCCTCTCCCCGGCGCGTCAAGGCACGAGCATCGGCGGCCCCAGTGTGGCTCGCGTGTCGGACTCCCTCGCAGAGGAACGGGCGAAGAACGCGAACATCAGCCTGGTACCGCGGCTGACGAAGCTGGGCAATGCCCGCGCCGTCGTctccggcgacgacgaggcgaCCGCTGACTACAGCACCCCCGAGGGCGGCGTGTCGGACGAAGACTTCGAGCATCTGCTCCTGCCCGGTCCCCGCCTACGCTACAAGAGCACCATGGATGAGGGACGTCGCGTATTCGAGACTTGTCTGGACTGCAACACGCACATGCagatgccgctgcgcgcgccgccaggtgtggcgcagcgcaccgccgaggagctgcacgcggAGCACTGCCacatggcggcggtgcgtaGCTCGCAGCAGCTAGTGCTAAACGCGCTGATCGGGTACGCAAGGATGCAGGCCGACCACGAGGTGACCCCCACCAAGCGgatggtggaggtggtgctggggCAGGCCTGGAGCTGCGGCATGCTGCTCTTCGACACGATTGAGAACCTGTCTTGCATGGACCTGCCAGAGCAGGACCGGACGTGGGACCGCatgctggaggcgctggagatgCAACAGTGGCTACTGGGACTGCACGTCGGCGAGGAGCAGGTCGGCCGTGCCACGCTGGCCTACATCCTGGCGAACCAGCAGAGGCAGGAGGCACAGGTGCAGGGGAAGAGCTACAAGAACACCTGGGAGGACCGTGCCTTCTTTGTGCTCTCGCCCTCGAACCCGGTTCGGCTGGCGGTGTCGACTGTGGTTGGCTCGATGTGGTTTGAGATTGCCGTCCTGTGCGTCATCTATGCCGCCTCCATCTGCTTGGCTCTCTATGCGCCAAGTGAGGATAATCGCGACTTTGGCGGCAGCTACAACAGCGCCAAGTACAAGGCGCTGCACATCCTCGATGATATCTTCTCTATCATCTTTGTAGTGGAGATGGTTCTAAGGTGGATCAGCATGGGGGTCGTGCTGCCGGTCGGCCGCGCGTACTTCTGGCACCGGTGGAACATCTTTGATTTCTTCATCGTGATCATCTCTCTTGTGTCGTGGGGCAAGCCGGACATCTTTCTACGCTACCTGAAGGTGATGCGCTGCTTCCGCGTTCTGGGGCCGCTGCGGTACTGGAAgtggggcagcagcagcatgtcGCACGTGGCGCGCACCATCTGGGACAGCATTCCGACCCTGGCAAACGTGTGCCTGCTCATGCTCATGAACTACATTGTGTGGGCCATCATCTTCGTCTCCATGTTCATGAACAAGTTCAACTACTGCAGCAACGCCAGCATCGTGAACGGCACGCAGTGCGTCGAGGAGGGGTACACGTGGGCGCCAACCCAGCGCAACTTCCGCAACTTCTACGAGAGCCTGTTGACAACCTTCGAAATCAGCACCGGGGCGGAGTGGATAGACGTCATATACAGCGCCGTCGACTCCCGctcagcgctgctgtcgccgctgcagaaCCAGCGCCCGTACCTTGGCCTGGTCTTCATCGCATACTACTACGTGTCGCACTTCATCTTCTTCACGCTGTTCATCTCAGCAGTGATCTACTGCTACATGCTCGCCAAGAGCGCCACGGAGGACGCGGTGGGGACGACGATCGAGCACCAGGTCTGGCTGCGCATGCAGGGCATGCTTTTTCGGCTGAAGCCCAAGCCGCAGCTTCTGCCCCTGGACACACGAGCCTCCCGCCTGGTCCACCTCCTGGTTTCGAATCGCTGGTTCGAGGCGTTCATGGGGCTCATTCTTGTCTTCAACATGCTGACCATGTCGCTCGAGTGGTACCAGATGAGCAGCACGCAGAAGACCACGCTGGACGTGTTCCAGTACATCTGGGTCGGCATCTTCACCCTCGAGGTGGTTCTGCGTTTCGTCGCGCACGGCCTGCGCTTCTTCACGCGCCGGGCCTACTGCTGGGATCTTCTGATCGTTATCCTCTCCTACATTCAGATTGGCCTCAACACCACAGCCGCCAACCAGGTGCCGTTCAACGTGAATGTGCTGCGCATGCTGCGAGTGGGTCGGGTGTTGCACCTCGTCCACCTcgcgctgcccttctccaCCCATCTGACACTCTTCCACGAGGTCCTGAAGGCGTCGGTGCCGGGGCTCATCAGCGTCACGTTCGTATACATGATCGCCGTGTACGTCTTCGCAATATTGGGCCTGCACTTCTTGGGCTACATCGTACCCTTCGGCGGCTACATCGATGATAAGTACAACAACTTCGGCACCTTTGTGAACGCGCTCATCATGGTGTTTCGACTATCCACCCTGCAGAACTGGGCGACGATGCTGCGAGGCAGCTTGGACCGTGGTTACTACTGCACCCGCGCCAGCAAGCGATGCGGTCCAACGGACTGGGCGCCGGTGTACTACATTCCCATTGTCATCTGCTTCTTCCTTCTGCTAAGTACCATGTACATGGCAGTCGTGCTGGACAAGTACGTCGCAGCCGTGCGCATCCACTCTGCTGTCACCCGTCTcgacgagctgcgccgcttctgccAGCTATGGTCGAAGAGGGATCCGAACGGCACCATGTGGCTGCCAAGCGCGGCGCTaccggagctgctggaggagctgcgtcTGCCGCTGGGTGTCAGTGACCGCCGCAACCGCGTTGAGGTaatgcagctgctgcgggagTACAACATCCCTGACCACAACGGCCGTGTTTACTACtacgaggtgctgctgccgctagCGCGGCGCGTGATGGCCATCGCATTTCTCGAGGCGgacgacgcgcacacggccgGCAGCCAGGCCCCGAGAGACATTGCCTGGCACCTGTCAGAGCGCTCGCTCGGAGCACTGCCGGCATCCTATGGCACGGTGCAGCCAAGCAGCGTCACGGTAGCTGAGCATTACGCAGCCGCCCTCCTGCAGGCCGCTTTCCGCCGGGACCACGCGATGCGCAACTATTACATTGCCAAGTCAGAGCTatggcgccgcggcagggCGGTCTGCGTTGAGCGCGGGCTGCCGCACGGCAACTTCGGGTTTGGCAAGACGCCGCTGGCGGGCCCAGACCCGCGCGAGGAGGGCGTACGCCGTGGCTTCAACATTCCGAAGGATGCCACCCTCGCCAACTCGGCCGGCGGCCGTGTCTACGCCGACCCTGTGGCGGTCCGCATTGCCGCAATGCGCGAGGCCATGGGCTCCCAGAAGCGCACCACTGATCAGGAGCCGccaacgctgctgccggcggttTACCGCTCTGCGATTTACCCCGAAGAGAAGCGCTTTGGCCCCAACGCCCCTGGCGCCATCCGCCGCCACGAGCGTCGCGACGAGAAGCTGGAGCGGAAGCGGGCGCAGGAAGAATACGAGAGACAGATGtacgagcgcagcagccggagTTATCCGGCACGCACGGCTGGCGAGCACAAAGATAATGAAACCCTCACTGCCGAGGGCGCAGGCGACGTGGACGTGAGCTTAGCCTATAGCAAGGGCACCATGGAGTCGCATCCCGCGGCCCGCGGAAATCAATACAACTTAGATCCGACGGACGTTAACTACCAGCCTCCTCTCGGCACGAGTCCGGAGGAGCTGCGACAGGAAAAGATGGACCGTCGCCTCAACgcagccgccactgccgcaaCGGCCTCGGCGACGCTCAGTGGTATCTCGCCATCCACTACTCCCGAGCAGTACTAA
- a CDS encoding putative importin beta-1 subunit, which translates to MANITDLLMALGNPEPSIRVPAETAVNNAKETDLATFMTTMLQEFRDENKPTFARNMAGTLLKNAVAPSLREVAARHALEERWRALPGDVRLHIKNEVLSTLGSPNRDVRTVAANIVGSLARSELPSGEWPQLMGILVGAAQSASEQHQEAALTAIGYICEEGKDHEEVEQALKPSTTDVLSVIVQCMASTNEDVKFSATNALCNAMEYIHDNMDVPEQRSYLVTALCETAKSCTTARTRERAMESLVKVAELYYSTLPDYIARLHEITTNAIFHDEEAVGLQAIQFWISICELERDMKEGGDVQSSLNYSAQGLTFLVDICKQLLVRQEEDQTEDDWNLSVAGGKLLQSLAEAVGIPIQRPVMDFVYANINSTEWRKREASVMAFGCIIGVQETAAQEAIQDTVAQAVPGLMEYLRDSNEMVADTSAWVLALVCENFVDIFLQTPDLLQRLMNDVGPMIGGDNARMGVRACHIVNNIALAYEEEEDQQTNEISRYYGDLVVVLLHAIDHGATNDFKSAAQETLNALVDAAANDCCSAYLIQLPQELLARMGPQLNTLRQSSGDNIEAEAMMGLLCGALSALARKLGQSFMPFLDTSMQALIQVIELPTDYVQQEALVAIGSIAYVAKEQLAPYLAKVIPHVLKYLQAFDEPDSIYGVVAAVGDLSLSCRLSLLPFESDIMNTLYVNLTNTEVDRELKCSFLSCFSDFILNVLGSERFKPYMAALLPLVDQLFRASCEIDIRGDPEGEEYVMSLWETTASFYSSVTQCFKSSDVDALAPYLANILSFALHAATNAGEFEETQMAALMVIGDMASVLRHVPDPQMRAQAKQALLADAVNGALNQALCSSTSEDNKKQLKWIRNQLSHLQRS; encoded by the coding sequence ATGGCGAACATTACGGACCTTCTCATGGCTCTGGGCAACCCGGAGCCGTCTATCCGGGTGCCCGCAGAGACCGCTGTGAACAATGCCAAGGAGACCGACCTCGCCACCTTCATGACGACAATGCTGCAGGAGTTCCGTGACGAAAACAAGCCGACCTTTGCCCGAAACATGGCGGGCACGTTGCTGAAGAATGCAGTGGCGCCATCCTTGCGAGAAGTGGCGGCACGGCACGCGCTGGAGGAACGCTGGCGTGCCCTGCCTGGGGATGTGCGGCTGCACATCAAGAATGAGGTTCTGAGTACTCTCGGCAGCCCCAATCGCGATGTGCGCACAGTCGCCGCCAACATCGTTGGCAGTCTGGCTCGTAGCGAGCTGCCTTCCGGGGAGTGGCCACAGCTGATGGGCATCCTtgtcggcgcagcgcagtcTGCCTCGGAGCAACACCAGGAGGCAGCCCTCACCGCCATCGGCTACATTTGCGAGGAGGGCAAGGATCATGAGGAAGTGGAGCAGGCGCTGAAACCGAGCACGACAGACGTGCTCTCTGTGATTGTGCAGTGCATGGCAAGCACCAACGAGGATGTCAAGTTCAGCGCGACGAATGCCTTGTGCAACGCGATGGAGTACATCCACGACAACATGGACGTCCCGGAGCAACGCAGCTACCtcgtgacggcgctgtgTGAGACGGCGAAGTcgtgcacgacggcgcgTACTCGAGAGCGCGCCATGGAGAGCTTGGTCAAGGTGGCGGAGCTCTACTACTCGACGCTGCCGGACTACATCGCGCGTCTCCACGAAATCACCACGAATGCAATTTTtcacgacgaggaggcggtgggccTGCAGGCTATCCAGTTCTGGATCTCGATCTGCGAGCTGGAGCGGGACATGAAGGAGGGTGGCGACGTGCAGTCAAGCCTGAACTACAGCGCGCAGGGGCTCACGTTCCTTGTCGACATCTGcaagcagctcctcgtccgGCAAGAAGAGGACCAGACGGAGGATGACTGGAACCTCTCCGTGGCCGGTGgcaagctgctgcagagcctCGCCGAGGCCGTCGGTATCCCCATCCAGCGGCCCGTGATGGATTTTGTGTACGCCAACATTAACAGCACAGAGTGGCGCAAACGCGAGGCATCCGTGATGGCGTTCGGGTGCATCATTGGAGTCCAGGAAACCGCGGCGCAGGAAGCCATTCAGGACActgtggcgcaggcggtCCCCGGTCTCATGGAGTACCTCCGCGACTCAAACGAGATGGTGGCGGACACAAGTGCGTGGGTGCTGGCGCTCGTGTGCGAGAACTTCGTCGACATCTTCCTGCAGACGCCCgatctgctgcagcgcttaATGAACGATGTCGGTCCGATGATCGGCGGCGACAACGCGCGCATGGGCGTTCGTGCGTGCCACATCGTCAACAACATCGCGCTGGCCtacgaggaagaggaggatcAGCAGACAAACGAAATTTCGCGCTACTACGGTGACCTTGTCGTCGTTCTTCTGCACGCCATCGACCACGGGGCCACGAACGACTTCAAGAGCGCTGCTCAAGAGACGCTGAATGCCCTCGTAGACGCGGCCGCGAAcgactgctgcagcgcctaCCTAATTCAATTGCCTCAAGAACTGCTAGCACGCATGGGCCCGCAGCTCAACACGCTGCGGCAGTCCAGCGGCGACAACATTGAAGCGGAGGCGATGATGGGCCTGCTCTGCGGTGCGCTCTCGGCCCTTGCGCGCAAGCTGGGTCAGAGCTTTATGCCATTCCTAGACACTTCCATGCAAGCCCTCATTCAGGTGATCGAGCTCCCCACCGACTACGTGCAACAGGAGGCACTGGTGGCCATTGGCAGTATCGCCTACGTTGCCAAGGAGCAACTGGCGCCCTACCTGGCGAAGGTCATTCCGCACGTACTGAAGTACTTGCAGGCCTTCGACGAACCGGACAGCATCTACGGTGTGGTGGCTGCGGTGGGCGACCTCAGTCTCTCCTGCcgcctctcgctgctgcccttcgAGTCCGATATCATGAACACCCTGTACGTCAACCTCACGAACACCGAGGTGGATCGTGAGCTCAAGTGCTCGTTTCTCAGCTGCTTTAGCGACTTTATCCTCAACGTGCTGGGCAGCGAGCGTTTCAAGCCGTACatggccgcgctgctgccgctggtggacCAACTCTTCCGCGCCAGCTGCGAGATCGACATCCGCGGTGACCCAGAAGGCGAGGAGTACGTGATGAGCCTCTGGGAGACGACCGCCTCCTTCTACTCCTCCGTCACCCAGTGCTTCAAGAGCAGTGACGTGGATGCCTTGGCCCCGTACCTGGCAAACATTTTGAGCTTTGCCCTTCACGCCGCCACGAACGCCGGCGAGTTCGAGGAGACGCAGATGGCGGCACTCATGGTCATTGGTGACATGGCAtcggtgctgcgccacgtaCCCGATCCGCAGATGCGGGCGCAGGCgaagcaggc